In the genome of bacterium, the window GCGGAACAAGGCTTTAATCTGGTTGTTCTCGGTGGCGGTCCCGGCGGGTACGTCGCGGCAATTCGCGCGGCGCAGCTCGGTCTCAAAACGTGCGTGATTGACGAACAACCGCTGGGCGGCGTCTGCGTCAACTGGGGCTGCATTCCGTCCAAGGCGCTTCTGAGGACGGCTGAACTTTATCGCGATATGCGCGAGCTGGCTCCCCAGCTCGGCATCGAAGCCGACGTGCGCGGATTCGATTGGGCGAAGGTGGTTCAAAGATCGCGCGACGTTTCCCACAAGAATTCTTCCGGTGTTGAGTATCTCGTCAAGAAGCTGGGAATCGCCCGGCTGGACGGTCGTTTCCGGATTGCCGATAATCGCGAAATCGAGGTTGTGGATAAGAACGATCCCACGAAGCTTGTGGCACGCGTCCGGGGCGAGCACGTGATTATCGCCACCGGCAGCAAGAATCGCAACATCCCGGGCGTGACCGTAGATGGCCGACGCGTCATCACCTATCGCGAGGCGATGAACCTTCCCGCGCAACCCGCGCGGCTGGTGATTATCGGCGCGGGAGCCATCGGCATCGAGTTCGCCTATTTCTACGCGGTGATGGGAACCAAAGTCACCGTTATCGAGATGCTGCCACGCATTCTTCCGATTGAGGATCACGAAACCGGCACGTTTCTCTCGCGCTATCTGAAACGGCTCGGAATTGACGTGCATGTGTCCACGCCGGTCGAGTCAGTCGCGCTTTCCGGTGATGAAGTGAAAGTGACGGCCAAATCAGAGAGTGGATCGAAAGAGTTTTCCGCCGACGCCTGCCTCGTCGCGGTCGGTTTCACCGCCAATTTGGACGATTGGGGATTCGAGAAAACCGGCGTGGCAGTAGAGCGCGGATTCATTAAAACCGACGAGTTCTATCGCACGAATATTCCCGGCTACTATGCCATCGGGGACGTGATCGGCCCGCCGCAACTGGCGCATGTAGCTTCCCATGAGGGCATCATCTGTGTGGAAGCAATCGCTGGAGAGAAACCGAAACCTCTCGACTACTCGAACGTACCGTCGTGCACCTACTGCCAGCCACAGGTCGGCAGCGTGGGACTGACCGAACAGGCTTGTCAGGAAAAGGGCATCGCCGTGAAGATCGGCAAGTTCCCGTTCACGGCTTCCGGCAAAGCCAATGCGGTGGGACACACCGACGGCTTCGTGAAGCTCATCTTCGACGACCAAGACGACCGCCTGCTCGGCGCGCACATCGTCGGCAGCGAGGCGACCGAAATGATTGCCGAGCTTGCCATCGCCCGCGCACTGGGAGCGAAGGCTTCCGATATCTACGAAACGATTCACGCTCATCCGACCTTAAGTGAAGCGGTGATGGAGGCGGCCGCCGCCGCAAGTGGCCACGCGATTCACTATCTCGGTCGGGCTTGATAGGAGGTGGAAATGAAGACGCTTTGGCTGACAATCCTGCTCTTTCTCTGCTCGTCCGCGTATGCTCTCGAACCGACGCTGCCCCTTTTAGCCCAGATAGAGCCGACACGACCCATTGACGTGAGGAATGCGCAGCCTCGCCTGATGGGACTCTACGAGCAGGGCTGGGAAGACGGAGTACCCATCGGCGATTCGCGCTCCGGCAAGATCGGCTGGTTCTTCGCGGGTTTCGGAAACGTTCCCTTCATGTGGCTGCCGTGGACGGTAGAGCCGCGTCGTCCGCCCAAACCGACGATCATGGCTGAAGAAGAATACAACAGCGGCTACAAAGCGGGCTATCGGGCCGGCTGGAAGAACGCTCATAAAACGTTCTACATCGCCGGAACCATCGTTTCTTCGGCAGCCGCCGCAGCGATTATCCTTGCCTCCGATTAATCACAGAGAGTACGAAGAATGTGGCGGATGAGTTTTCCGTGCCTGATCCGCATTGCCTTTCCGGTGTTTTTGCTGCTTGCGCTGCTGACGGCGGCGGGCGGATGCAAACAGTCGAAGGACGCGAGCAAGTCTTCATCGAATCCGAGTGGCGTACAGGCTAAGCCCGCCCCTCGTCCCGAGATGAAGGCGGAACCCGTGCTTCCCCAATCTCACGCATCCGCCGACGAGCTGAGGAATCTGGTGGCCGATCAGCGCAAGCGGGCCGAGGAGACGCGCCGCGAAATTGCCGCTCTGGGCGATCAATCCGTCCGTGATCCTGAAGACGTCCGCCGGATTCTGCTCCGCCGCAAGGGCGAGATTCTCAAGGCGCAGAAACAAGTCCGCCTCAGCGATCAACTGACGCCGGCGCAAAAAGACTCGCTGCTCAAACCTCTGGAGCAGGAGTCCATTCAAATTTCCACTCAACTTCTCAGTGTTCCGCGCTGAGACAGCAAACAAGAGCGACGACCGACGGCATATGGCAAAGAACATTACTCCTCGCGCGACCGATTACTCGCAATGGTACGTGGATCTGATTCGCGAAGCGAAGCTGGCCGACTATGCTCCCGTTAAAGGCTGCATGGTTATCCGGCCCAACGGCTACGCGATCTGGGAAGGCATTCAACGAGCCCTCGACAAGATGTTCAAGGACACCGGGCACGTCAACGCCTACTTCCCGCTATTGATCCCGCAGAGCTACCTGGAAAAAGAAGCGCAACACGTGGAGGGATTCGCGCTGGAGTGCGCCGTCGTCACCCATTCCGGACTGGAACGCATGGAAGGCGATTCCCGCCTTCGCCCGAAGGGAAAGCTCGAGGAAGCGCTCGTCATTCGCCCGACTTCCGAGACGGTGATCTGGGCCATGTACAAGAACTGGATTCAGAGCTACCGCGATCTCCCGCTGCTCATCAATCAGTGGGCTAATGTCTATCGCTGGGAAATGCGAACTCGTCTGTTTCTTCGCACCGCCGAGTTCCTCTGGCAGGAAGGCCACACCGCCCACGCCACCTCGGAAGAGGCTCACGAAGAAGCGCTGAAAATGCTCGGCGTCTATCGCACCTTCGCCGAGGACTTCATGGCCATGCCGGTTATTCACGGCTTGAAGAGCGAGGGCCAGCGCTTCCCCGGCGCGGTCGAGACCTATGCCATCGAGGCCATGATGCAGGATCGCAAGGCTCTGCAAGCGGGAACCTCGCACTTCCTCGGGCAGAATTTCGCGCGCGCCTTCGATGTAACGTTCCAGAACGAGAAGAACGAAATCGAATATGTGTGGGCCACGTCGTGGGGCGTTTCCACACGGCTGGTCGGAGCGCTTATTATGTTGCACGGTGACGACGACGGCATGGTCGTTCCACCCAAACTCGCCACCTGGCCGGTCCTGGCCGTTCCCATCTGTCGCAAGGAGGAAGAACGGTCGCGCGTGATGGAGGCGATGAACAAAGTAGTGAAGGAATTGCAGCAACAAGGAATTGGCGTGCGTCTTGATGACCGCGACAATGTCACTCCGGGTTTCAAGTTCGCCGAAGGAGATCTGGCGGGATACCCGCTGCGCATCGAAATCGGTCCCCGCGACCTGGATGCCGGACAACTCGTTGCCACCAAGCGGCACAGCCGCGAGAA includes:
- the proS gene encoding proline--tRNA ligase; translated protein: MAKNITPRATDYSQWYVDLIREAKLADYAPVKGCMVIRPNGYAIWEGIQRALDKMFKDTGHVNAYFPLLIPQSYLEKEAQHVEGFALECAVVTHSGLERMEGDSRLRPKGKLEEALVIRPTSETVIWAMYKNWIQSYRDLPLLINQWANVYRWEMRTRLFLRTAEFLWQEGHTAHATSEEAHEEALKMLGVYRTFAEDFMAMPVIHGLKSEGQRFPGAVETYAIEAMMQDRKALQAGTSHFLGQNFARAFDVTFQNEKNEIEYVWATSWGVSTRLVGALIMLHGDDDGMVVPPKLATWPVLAVPICRKEEERSRVMEAMNKVVKELQQQGIGVRLDDRDNVTPGFKFAEGDLAGYPLRIEIGPRDLDAGQLVATKRHSREKTTLPLSGAATEIPRLLDAIQAELFARAKKNLDEHTKKVDSYDDFKDYVAADEGFALVHWAGNAEDERRVQEETKATLRVIPLEATEEHGTCFLTGRPSRRRVVFAKAY
- the lpdA gene encoding dihydrolipoyl dehydrogenase, producing the protein MAEAEQGFNLVVLGGGPGGYVAAIRAAQLGLKTCVIDEQPLGGVCVNWGCIPSKALLRTAELYRDMRELAPQLGIEADVRGFDWAKVVQRSRDVSHKNSSGVEYLVKKLGIARLDGRFRIADNREIEVVDKNDPTKLVARVRGEHVIIATGSKNRNIPGVTVDGRRVITYREAMNLPAQPARLVIIGAGAIGIEFAYFYAVMGTKVTVIEMLPRILPIEDHETGTFLSRYLKRLGIDVHVSTPVESVALSGDEVKVTAKSESGSKEFSADACLVAVGFTANLDDWGFEKTGVAVERGFIKTDEFYRTNIPGYYAIGDVIGPPQLAHVASHEGIICVEAIAGEKPKPLDYSNVPSCTYCQPQVGSVGLTEQACQEKGIAVKIGKFPFTASGKANAVGHTDGFVKLIFDDQDDRLLGAHIVGSEATEMIAELAIARALGAKASDIYETIHAHPTLSEAVMEAAAAASGHAIHYLGRA